Proteins co-encoded in one Theileria equi strain WA chromosome 3, complete sequence genomic window:
- a CDS encoding ubiquitin-conjugating enzyme E2, putative (encoded by transcript BEWA_011590A), protein MAIIARELLKRQYIELTKDPCSMFSVGLEDDDIFKWRVCFEGPPETPYEGGIFSVILTFPEDFPNSPPQMLFEQEMWHPNIYPDGKVCISILHPPGTDRYNEQEKPEERWRPIFGVESILISVISMLGEPNLESPANVDAGIHLKSNPADYRKKVQRLARKTLE, encoded by the exons ATGGCCATTATCGCAAGGGAACTTCTAAAGAGACAATATATAG AACTCACAAAGGATCCATGTTCAATGTTTTCTGTTGGAttggaagatgatgatattttcaaatggCGTGTATGTTTTGAAGGACCTCCCGAGACACCCTATGAAGGAGGGATTTTCAGTGTTATTTTGACGTTTCCCGAAGATTTCCCAAATAGTCCACCACAAATGTTATTCGAGCAAGAAATGTGGCATCCAAACATATATCCAGATGGGAAAGTTTGCATTAGCATATTACATCCTCCGGGTACCGATCGTTACAACGAACAAGAGAAACCAGAAGAGCGTTGGAGGCCAATTTTTGGTGTTGAAAGCATTTTGATAAGTGTTATTTCTATGCTAGGTGAGCCAAATCTTGAATCACCTGCAAATGTTGATGCCGGAATCCACCTTAAATCTAACCCTGCAGATTATCGCAAAAAAGTCCAGAGGCTGGCACGGAAGACACTGGaatga